Proteins from a single region of Butyrivibrio fibrisolvens:
- a CDS encoding energy-coupling factor transporter transmembrane protein EcfT, whose amino-acid sequence MTNLFNYIDRPSKIHDLTGATKLVCLLLWSFAAMLTYDTRFLVFLTVFGIVLFKLGNIRIRDVSFITGFMLVFLIINTILLYLFSPHHGTEIYGTTTYLFGMSGHFGLTAEQIFYQFNYWIKFLSTIPIVLLFVCTTNPSEFAASLNRIGVSYSISYSVALALRYIPDIQRSYDEISKASQARGVEMSKKASLVKRLKAASAILIPLILTSVDRIEGITNAMELRGFGKNKKRTWYMAKKFKAADYISMAVCTGLLAISLILNVVNGGRFYNPFK is encoded by the coding sequence ATGACGAATTTATTTAATTATATTGACAGACCATCCAAAATACATGACCTTACGGGAGCCACCAAGCTTGTATGTCTTCTTTTGTGGAGCTTTGCCGCAATGCTGACATATGATACAAGATTTCTGGTCTTCCTTACTGTGTTTGGAATTGTTCTCTTTAAACTTGGTAATATCAGGATAAGGGACGTTTCCTTTATAACAGGATTTATGCTGGTATTTCTCATTATCAACACAATCCTTCTATACCTCTTTTCCCCCCATCATGGAACAGAGATATATGGCACTACAACGTATCTTTTTGGTATGAGTGGACATTTTGGACTCACAGCCGAGCAGATCTTTTACCAGTTCAATTACTGGATCAAATTTCTGTCTACGATCCCTATTGTCCTTCTCTTTGTATGTACCACTAACCCCAGTGAATTCGCGGCATCTCTTAACAGAATAGGCGTAAGCTATTCAATATCATATTCTGTAGCTCTTGCCCTTCGCTATATCCCTGATATTCAGCGCTCTTACGATGAGATAAGTAAGGCAAGTCAGGCCAGAGGTGTAGAGATGAGTAAGAAAGCCTCCCTTGTCAAAAGACTTAAGGCAGCATCAGCAATCCTTATCCCGCTGATTCTTACAAGTGTAGACAGAATCGAGGGTATAACTAACGCAATGGAGCTTCGCGGTTTTGGCAAAAATAAAAAACGTACCTGGTATATGGCGAAAAAGTTCAAAGCAGCCGATTATATAAGTATGGCGGTGTGCACAGGACTACTTGCTATATCACTTATACTTAATGTGGTAAACGGAGGGCGTTTTTATAACCCTTTTAAATAA
- a CDS encoding MYG1 family protein, whose product MDNNYIYEIKEALTHGGAFHSDDVFSTAFIQIINPEIKVKRVMQVPEGFDGLVYDIGLGRFDHHQKDRKVRPNGIPYAAFGLLFEEFGTLVMSEEDAAIFDETFIQPIDKSDNTGSFWMICDIISDFNPDWIEKQDRDEAFWRAVAVAKEILVNKFRQINANRKAYYLVKEEVDACNGPVLELSQSIPWEDAVKNTDILYVIYASERGGYNVQTVRVDGKEEEKKPFPEDWRGKPADYLQKVTGVDGIRFCHNSGFLCAVETLEDARKIAELAVKA is encoded by the coding sequence ATGGACAATAATTATATTTATGAGATCAAAGAAGCTTTGACACATGGAGGTGCATTTCATTCGGATGATGTATTTTCAACTGCATTTATTCAGATAATAAATCCTGAGATCAAAGTTAAGAGAGTTATGCAGGTTCCGGAAGGTTTTGACGGACTTGTTTATGATATAGGACTTGGAAGATTTGACCACCACCAGAAAGACAGAAAGGTAAGACCTAACGGAATTCCTTATGCAGCATTCGGCCTTTTGTTTGAAGAGTTTGGAACACTTGTAATGTCTGAGGAAGACGCTGCTATATTCGATGAGACTTTCATTCAGCCTATCGATAAGTCTGATAACACAGGTTCATTCTGGATGATCTGCGATATCATAAGTGACTTTAATCCTGACTGGATCGAGAAGCAGGATAGAGACGAGGCTTTCTGGAGAGCAGTTGCTGTTGCAAAGGAAATCCTTGTAAACAAATTCAGACAGATTAATGCAAATCGTAAAGCTTATTATCTTGTAAAAGAAGAAGTAGATGCCTGCAACGGTCCTGTTCTTGAGCTTTCACAGAGCATTCCGTGGGAAGATGCAGTAAAGAATACAGATATCCTGTATGTTATCTATGCTTCAGAAAGAGGCGGTTATAACGTACAGACTGTACGTGTGGATGGCAAGGAAGAAGAGAAGAAACCATTCCCTGAAGACTGGAGAGGTAAGCCAGCTGATTATCTTCAGAAGGTTACAGGCGTAGATGGAATCAGATTCTGTCACAACTCAGGTTTCCTTTGCGCAGTAGAAACTCTTGAAGATGCAAGGAAGATCGCTGAGCTTGCAGTGAAGGCATAA
- a CDS encoding glucose-1-phosphate adenylyltransferase → MAKNNMLAMVLAGGRGSRLKDLTNKVAKPAVAFGGKYKIIDFPLSNCANSGIDIVGVLTQYESILLNSYAGAGRIWGLDSKDSGVFILPPREKADSGLNVYRGTADAISQNIDFIDSYEPEYLLILSGDHIYKMNYDKMLDDHIANKADATIAVIEVPKKEASRFGIMNTANDGRIIEFEEKPAHPKSNLASMGIYIFSWKQLRKMLVADMNSKTSNHDFGKDIIPTMLNDGKALYAYKFKGYWKDVGTIDSLWEANMDLLEEGSELNLGDNSWKIYTEDATELPQFIGEDAEVKCAYITQGVQVHGKVEHSVLFTSSIVGAGAKVKDSVLMTGAVVGEGAKVTRALVADGVKIGDGAVVGSAKSDNILLVAHDIEEGGKYYG, encoded by the coding sequence ATGGCAAAGAACAATATGTTGGCAATGGTACTTGCTGGAGGAAGAGGAAGCCGTCTTAAAGATCTTACCAACAAAGTTGCAAAACCGGCTGTGGCTTTTGGAGGAAAATATAAGATCATTGATTTTCCACTTAGTAACTGCGCAAATAGTGGCATAGATATTGTTGGAGTTCTGACACAGTATGAATCAATTCTTCTTAACAGTTACGCTGGCGCAGGAAGAATCTGGGGACTGGACAGCAAAGACAGCGGTGTGTTTATCCTGCCGCCTCGTGAGAAAGCAGACAGTGGCCTCAATGTCTACAGAGGTACAGCTGATGCCATATCTCAGAATATCGATTTCATAGATTCTTATGAGCCTGAATATCTTCTTATTCTTTCAGGTGATCACATCTATAAGATGAATTATGACAAGATGCTCGATGATCATATCGCTAACAAGGCTGATGCTACGATCGCAGTTATCGAGGTTCCTAAGAAGGAAGCCAGCAGATTCGGTATCATGAATACTGCTAATGATGGCCGTATCATTGAGTTTGAGGAAAAGCCTGCTCATCCAAAGAGCAATCTTGCTTCCATGGGTATTTATATTTTCTCCTGGAAACAGCTTCGCAAAATGCTTGTAGCTGATATGAACAGCAAGACCTCCAACCATGATTTTGGTAAAGATATCATCCCTACAATGCTTAATGATGGTAAAGCTTTGTATGCTTATAAGTTTAAGGGCTACTGGAAGGATGTTGGAACAATTGATTCTCTGTGGGAAGCTAACATGGATCTTCTTGAAGAGGGAAGTGAGCTTAATCTTGGAGATAATTCATGGAAGATATATACAGAGGATGCAACTGAGCTTCCTCAGTTTATAGGCGAGGACGCTGAAGTTAAGTGCGCTTACATCACTCAGGGTGTTCAGGTTCATGGTAAGGTTGAGCATTCAGTTCTTTTTACAAGCAGTATTGTAGGTGCCGGCGCCAAGGTTAAGGATAGTGTCCTTATGACAGGCGCAGTTGTAGGAGAGGGTGCTAAGGTTACGAGAGCACTGGTTGCAGACGGCGTTAAGATAGGTGATGGCGCAGTTGTTGGTAGTGCTAAGAGTGATAACATCTTGCTTGTTGCTCACGATATCGAGGAAGGAGGAAAATATTATGGCTAA
- the glgD gene encoding glucose-1-phosphate adenylyltransferase subunit GlgD, whose product MANAIGIIAPAGHYMRVEGLQDFRPISAFSFLGRYRIVDFPVSNLSNSDIERVQLYVNNENPRSLAEHVGNGRIYNINSKRGLLQLMFSHESTLSDIYNTDVKAYFDNLPSFERCHEKYVIITPGYMVFKQDYDKLLNEHISSGADITLLYHKVNNADTSYRNCYTLELNRQKGFKSMRINTGTIADRNIFMDTYVMHKDLFIELIKKARKLSAISRLTNVIHAEAENLDIRGIQHKGYFAAITDFRAFYEANMELLNLDKAESLFSNDWPIYTHTTDSCPVQYTASASVKKTMVANGCVIEGNVENSVIGRGVEIKKGAIVRNCIIMGHSTIEEGVRIENMVVDKWAKITEKQNLICPENQPGYIRRMDII is encoded by the coding sequence ATGGCTAATGCAATCGGAATAATCGCTCCTGCCGGACATTATATGAGAGTAGAAGGTCTTCAGGATTTCAGACCTATAAGTGCATTCTCTTTTCTTGGAAGATATCGTATCGTAGACTTCCCTGTATCTAACCTTTCGAACAGCGATATTGAGCGTGTTCAGCTTTATGTTAACAACGAAAATCCAAGATCACTTGCAGAGCATGTTGGTAATGGCCGAATCTATAATATCAACTCAAAAAGAGGTCTTCTTCAGCTGATGTTCAGCCATGAAAGCACTTTGAGCGATATTTATAATACTGATGTTAAGGCGTATTTTGATAATCTTCCTTCATTTGAAAGATGTCATGAGAAATACGTTATCATTACTCCCGGCTATATGGTATTTAAGCAGGACTACGATAAGCTTTTAAATGAGCATATAAGCTCTGGGGCTGACATAACTCTTCTGTATCACAAGGTTAATAATGCAGATACATCTTATCGTAACTGCTATACACTTGAGCTTAACAGGCAGAAGGGCTTTAAGTCCATGAGGATCAATACAGGTACTATTGCTGATCGTAATATTTTCATGGATACCTATGTTATGCACAAGGATCTGTTTATTGAGCTTATCAAGAAGGCAAGAAAGCTTTCTGCTATATCAAGACTTACCAATGTGATCCATGCAGAGGCTGAAAACCTTGATATCAGAGGCATTCAGCACAAGGGCTACTTTGCAGCGATAACTGATTTCAGAGCATTCTATGAAGCTAACATGGAGCTTTTGAATCTGGATAAGGCTGAGAGTCTTTTCTCAAATGACTGGCCTATCTACACTCACACCACAGACTCCTGCCCAGTTCAGTACACTGCATCAGCTTCTGTGAAAAAGACTATGGTAGCTAATGGATGCGTTATCGAAGGAAACGTTGAAAATTCCGTTATCGGACGTGGTGTTGAGATCAAGAAGGGCGCGATCGTCCGCAATTGTATCATCATGGGCCACTCTACTATAGAAGAAGGGGTTCGCATTGAGAACATGGTAGTAGATAAGTGGGCTAAGATCACTGAGAAGCAAAATCTTATCTGTCCTGAGAATCAGCCTGGATACATAAGACGTATGGATATAATTTAA
- a CDS encoding flagellar hook protein FlgE, which produces MAIRSIFREELDAYGGQCDTRKRGFMLRSLYSAVSGLNINQTSMDVIGNNIANVNTNGYKSMATNFSDILYQNKSNASGPSETRGSLNPIQVGLGGRVAAIDTNITKQGSALTTDAPFNMMITGDAFFIVTDGTNQYYTRDGDFFVDGEINEIGNPEDDEGYLVTSSLGYYVLGWESADGATVNTDGPIGKIMLMGPDIEDSPGEPTTNIRVTGNIDKMDKSIYTKEGHGVSAAALVPGEEGYETYNLNFSITDAGDDDDTTYLMTLTGVTDSQGKKVDFDEQEIELTYSPADGKLTSAETANINVAGVGITLDLGLTTNYNTGGVTTLRTARGDAEGNGQGQEDGKMTGISVQKDGSIYAKYSNGDTRLLAQMATATFMNATGLVNEGDNLYSASKASGDPDIAPVDENNGTISTGVLEASNVDLSDEFTRMITAQRAFQANSRIITTSDSMLQELKNLKR; this is translated from the coding sequence ATGGCTATTCGCAGTATATTCAGGGAAGAATTGGACGCCTATGGCGGCCAGTGTGATACCAGGAAAAGAGGTTTTATGCTAAGGTCTTTATACTCGGCGGTCTCCGGACTTAACATCAATCAGACATCGATGGATGTAATTGGTAATAACATCGCCAATGTTAATACCAATGGCTACAAATCAATGGCAACTAACTTTTCTGATATTCTGTATCAGAATAAATCCAATGCTTCGGGTCCTTCGGAAACCCGAGGTTCTCTTAACCCTATTCAGGTAGGTCTTGGCGGCAGAGTTGCAGCTATTGATACCAACATTACAAAACAGGGATCAGCTCTTACTACGGATGCTCCCTTTAATATGATGATCACAGGAGATGCCTTCTTTATCGTAACTGATGGCACAAATCAGTACTATACAAGAGATGGTGACTTCTTTGTTGACGGCGAGATCAATGAGATCGGTAATCCTGAGGATGATGAAGGCTATCTTGTAACTTCTTCCCTTGGATATTATGTTCTTGGCTGGGAATCAGCAGATGGTGCTACCGTTAACACGGACGGCCCTATTGGAAAGATCATGCTCATGGGTCCTGATATAGAGGATTCTCCGGGTGAACCAACAACTAATATAAGAGTTACCGGTAACATTGATAAGATGGATAAATCTATCTATACCAAAGAAGGCCACGGCGTTTCTGCAGCAGCACTTGTTCCGGGAGAAGAGGGATATGAGACCTATAACCTTAACTTCTCTATTACTGATGCAGGAGATGATGACGATACAACTTATCTGATGACACTTACGGGAGTTACTGATTCACAGGGTAAGAAGGTTGATTTTGATGAGCAGGAGATCGAACTTACATATAGTCCTGCTGATGGTAAGCTGACAAGCGCTGAGACTGCTAATATCAATGTAGCGGGTGTCGGGATCACTCTTGATCTTGGACTTACTACTAACTACAATACAGGCGGCGTTACAACCTTAAGGACTGCAAGAGGTGATGCAGAGGGTAATGGTCAGGGACAGGAAGATGGTAAGATGACAGGTATCTCTGTTCAGAAAGATGGCAGTATATATGCCAAGTATTCTAATGGTGATACAAGACTCCTTGCCCAGATGGCTACAGCAACATTCATGAATGCAACCGGTCTTGTTAATGAAGGTGATAATCTGTATTCAGCTTCTAAGGCATCAGGAGATCCTGATATAGCTCCTGTTGATGAAAATAACGGTACTATTTCAACCGGAGTACTTGAAGCAAGTAACGTAGACCTGTCTGATGAGTTCACAAGAATGATCACAGCTCAGCGTGCATTCCAGGCTAACAGCCGCATTATCACAACATCAGATTCTATGCTTCAGGAGCTTAAAAACTTGAAGAGATAA
- the proB gene encoding glutamate 5-kinase: MALSKKRIVVKVGTSTITNENGDINIRQLDHLCRALSAVENMGYDLVLVSSGAIAVGAGKMRLAQKPKDLGLKQAAAAVGQLELMHLYDKLFGEYGRLVGQILLSNEDVQNPERRENLTNTLNALLENHIIPIINENDSISHAEIESDKKLFSDNDMLSAVVAVFCEAAKLIILSDIDGLYDSNPKTNPDAKLISRVENIDEELRNRAGDSGSNRGTGGMITKMDAAELATSKGIDVLIINGQRPEQIYDILDKKIVGTLFVGKK; this comes from the coding sequence ATGGCACTTTCAAAGAAGAGAATTGTAGTTAAGGTTGGTACATCCACTATTACCAATGAAAACGGAGACATTAATATAAGGCAGCTCGATCATTTGTGCAGAGCCCTTTCAGCAGTTGAGAACATGGGATATGATCTTGTCCTTGTAAGTTCGGGAGCTATCGCTGTTGGCGCCGGCAAGATGAGACTTGCACAAAAGCCCAAGGACCTTGGACTTAAGCAGGCAGCAGCTGCAGTTGGCCAGCTTGAACTTATGCACCTTTATGACAAGCTTTTTGGTGAATATGGAAGACTTGTTGGTCAGATACTTCTTAGTAATGAAGATGTCCAAAATCCTGAAAGAAGAGAAAATCTTACTAATACACTTAATGCACTTTTAGAAAACCACATAATACCTATCATTAACGAGAATGACTCCATAAGCCATGCGGAGATCGAGTCTGACAAGAAGCTCTTTTCCGATAATGATATGTTATCAGCTGTTGTTGCTGTATTCTGTGAGGCAGCCAAGCTCATAATCCTGTCAGATATAGACGGACTCTATGATTCAAATCCTAAGACCAATCCTGATGCAAAGCTTATAAGCAGGGTTGAGAACATCGATGAAGAACTTCGCAACAGGGCAGGAGATTCCGGTTCCAACAGAGGTACAGGCGGAATGATAACCAAGATGGATGCCGCAGAGCTTGCAACAAGCAAAGGAATAGATGTTCTTATAATCAATGGTCAAAGGCCTGAACAGATATACGATATCCTTGATAAAAAGATAGTTGGAACTTTATTCGTTGGAAAGAAATAA